The genomic DNA ATTTTAATTATAAAACCAATTTCATTTTCTTTGTCTTTAGAAGGGGTAATAACAATTAATTTCATAATTCAGCAAAGCTTAAGCGTATAAAAGTAATTTTTTTTTAATTTTAAAACTAATTCAACGTTATGCGAAAAGCTTTTTTTTATTTTTTATTAAGCGGCTTGGCCTTTCATTTTTTAATGATTATAACGTATGACCTTAGACCCAACCCTATATCTCAAAACTATATATATCCTTTATTTCACCAATACTGGAGGTTATTTGTTCCCCCTCCGAAAAACAATTATGAAGTAAAATTGATTTTAACTAACGGAAAAATCGAAAGTCTAAATGATTATTACGTTTCCGGCTTTGGTAAAAATTTAATTTTTGACCAAGAATCGTCGGTTTTGGCACTTACTAATGCCGCAACAGTATTTGAAAGGAATGCGTATGCTCTTGGAATAAACAACGGAAATAGTCAAAAAGACAAGAACTTCGAAATACTAAACAAAATAGCTAAAAATATGTATTTAAACGCTGGGGGGGCTGAAGGGATAAAAGGGGTGGTTTTAATTATTAAATCGCATAATGACACTTTGCCCTTAAGAGTTTACTACGGTTCTTAATAAATTATTTTCAACATTTTCACTGTAAATATTTAAATATTCAGGCAAATAATGCTACCTATTCAGAATTTAAAATTGTATTATTGTAGCCTTGAATTTTAACGAATTTTAGGTATGAGATTAGGCTTTGATATATTAGGCGGTGATCACGCTCCCGACCATTGCCTGGATGGAGTTATTCTTGCATCAAAAGAATTAGCCAATGATGTAAAGCTGGTTTTATTTGGCGATGAATCATATGCTAAAGCGTATTTTAAAAATAAAGGAATAAATGCAGATTTATTTGATTACGTACACACAACCGAAAATATTGAAATGGGGGAGCATCCCACAAAAGCTTTTTCTCAAAAACCGAATAGCAGTATTTTTTTAGGCTTTAAACACCTGAAGGAAGGTAAAATTAATGCATTTACAAGTGCGGGAAATACAGGCGCAATGTTAGTTGGTTCCATGTTTACCGTAAAATCTGTACCGGGTGTTATTAGGCCTTGTATTACCGGTGTTGTACCGAAAGAAAACGGAGGTTACGGTATATTATTAGACGTGGGCACGAATGCTGACTGTAAACCTGATGTGCTTTATCAATTTGGACTTTTAGGTTCTATTTGGGCCAAAGAAATAAATAAAATACCAAATCCAAAAGTTGGACTGTTGAATATCGGAGAAGAACCTGAAAAGGGAAATTTAGTTTCTCAAGTAGCTTTCAATTTAATGAAGGATACAAAAGAGTATAATTTTATAGGCAATATTGAAGGGAATGACGTATATTCTGATAAAGCAGATGTAATCGTTTGTGAAGGCTTTGTTGGAAACGTTTTATTAAAAAACGCTGAGTCATTTTATAAACTTATAAAAAAGAGAAACAGAAGCGATGAGTATTTTGATCGATTTAATTATGAATTGTATGGCGGCACGCCAATTTTAGGAATAAACTCGAACGTAATTATTTGTCATGGTCATTCAAGTCCTGTTGCCATAAAAAACGCGTTAATTCTGGCGAAAGAAATGGTAAATACTAAACTCGAAGAAAAAATAAAGCAAGTTTTTCAATAATGATTAGAGCAGCAATTACCACCGTAGCCGGATACTTACCTGACAATATTGTAACTAACGCAGACTTAGAAAAAATTATAGATACAACAGATGAGTGGATTACCACGCGAACCGGCATAAAGCAAAGACATATTGAAAAGGACCCCAAAAAGGCAACTTCAGATATGTGTGTTGAAGTTGTAAAAATGATTTGTAAGAAGCGAAGAATAACGCCCGATGAAATTGATTTGTTGATTTGCGGTACAGTGACTCCGGATATGGTTTTTCCTTCAACCGCAAATGTAGTTTGCGCAAAGGCCGGTTTAACAAAAGCCTGGGGCTACGATTTGTCGGCGGCCTGTAGTGGGTTTATTTACGGATTAGCAACAGGTACACAGTTTATTGAATCCGGCAGATATAAAAAGGTTTTAATAATCGGTGCCGACATGATGAGTAGAATTATAGATTTTGAAGACCGAACAACTTGCGTAATTTTTGGAGATGGGGCAGGAGGAGTACTTTTAGAACCATCTGTTGACGATAACGGCATTCAAGATTTTGTATTACACAATGATGGAAATGGAGCTGTACACTTACACATGAAGGCCGGAGGATCTTTAAATCCCGCTTCGATGGACACGGTGACTAATAAAATGCATTATGTACATCAGGAAGGTCAAACCGTATTTAAACATGCGGTTTATAATATGGCAGAAGTAAGCGCAAACATTATGGAGAAAAACAAACTTTCTTCCAATGATGTGAATTGGCTGGTGGCTCATCAGGCCAATAAACGAATAATTGATGCCACAGCCTCCAGAATGGGGATAGGTTCAGAAAAAGTAATGATGAACATTGAACGTTATGGAAACACCACGGCAGGAACTATTCCATTACTTCTCTGGGATTATGAAAAACAACTGAGAAAGGGTGATAATTTAATATTTTCCGCCTTCGGCGGCGGATTCACCTGGGGTGCCATTTATGTGAAATGGGCCTATGATGGTGATAAAGTAAATTCCTGATTTTTTTATTTTGGTTAATATCGGAAATATTCAACTACCCGATTTTCCGTTATTGCTCGCACCAATGGAGGACGTTAGCGATCCGCCTTTCCGATACGTTTGTAAAAAATATGGCGCTGATTTAATGTATACCGAGTTTATCAGTAGCGAAGGTTTAATACGCGATGCGATAAAAAGCAGAAAAAAGCTTGATATTTTTGAATATGAAAAACCAATAGGCATTCAAATTTTTGGAGGAGATGAAGAGGCTATGGCGCTTTCTGCTAAAATTGTTGACGCAACGCAACCAGATTTGTTGGATATTAATTTTGGTTGTCCGGTAAAAAAAGTAGTTTGTAAAGGCGCCGGCGCCGGGGTATTAAAAGATGTTGATTTAATGGTTAGGTTAACCCGGGCTGTTGTTAAGTCAACTTCGTTGCCGGTTACGGTGAAAACCCGTTTAGGCTGGGATGAGAAAAGCATTAATATTTTAGAAGTTGCAGAAAGGTTGCAAGACGAAGGCATAAAAGCATTAACTATTCACGGAAGGACCCGGGCACAAATGTATAAGGGCGAAGCGAATTGGGAAAAAATTGCAGAGGTAAAAAGTAATCCTAAAATAAAAATTCCAATATTTGGCAATGGTGATATTGATTCACCTGAAAAAGCGATTGCTTATAAGAATAAATACGGTGTAGACGGAATAATGATTGGAAGAGCAGCAATTGGATATCCATGGATATTTAATGAAATAAAACATTTTAATAAAACTGGTCAAAATTTACCAAAGCCGACTATTGAAAATAGAGTAGAAGTTTGTCAGCAACATCTGCTAAAATCGGTAGAATGGAAGGGTGACAAGTTAGGCGTATTGGAAATGCGAAACCATTATGCAAACTACTTTAAAGGGATTCCGAATTTCAAAGAAATGAGAACGAAATTGGTGACATTAAATAAACATGAAGAGATTTTGGATACTTTGGGCGAAATAAAAGAAATCTATTCTCAAATTTGATTAGCCAACTTATTTTACAAGCGTAGAAAAAGGTTTTTAATAAAATCACGCGTTGCAATTTCCTTATAATTGTCACCAAATGCATGATTCCACATAAATGGTAGATTAATGCTAACGTCAACCATTTTGTTTAAAGTATTTTCATCCCAATTTTGGCTCAAATTTTGTGGCAAAACTATTTTATGTTTTTTGATCATTTCCTTAAATTCTTTTACACCTTGTGGATAAATGTCTTGCAAATGTTGAAATAATACGCAATTAGCAAAACAATGTCTGGTACCATGAATTTTTGAAAGACCATAACTTAGGGCATGGCAAACACCAACCTCGCTGTATGTTAAACTTAAACCGCCCATTAATGAAGCCACCATTAATTTGTTATTATTTTCTTCTGTTTGTCCGGCGGAATCATTCAGATATACCTCACGACATAAGGATAAAGCTTGATCTCCATATGCAATACTAAAGGCATTATTTCTGATTCCACCGTGGGATTCAATACAGTGTATATAAGTGTCCATTCCTGTATAAAACCACCAATTAGTAGGTACCGTGGCTATTAACTCCGGATCTAAAATAACCTGATTAAACACCGTCCAATCGCATTTTAAACCTAATTTTTTTTCAGGCCCGGTGAGTACTGCAGTCATTGAAACTTCAGCCCCTGTTCCGCTTATTGTAGGGATGCCCAAATGATAAACACCTGGTTTTTTTATCAAATTCAAACCCTGATATAAAACTGAAGATCCTTCATTGGTTAACATTAAAGATAAGGCCTTGGCTATATCCATAATACTTCCACCACCTATTCCAATTACACCACTTGGCAAACCTTTCTTATTTAAAATTTCATCGCGTAAGCTGTCAACTTGCTGCGTAGTGGGTTCATAAGGGTCAACATCAATAAAATAAATTAAATCTTCTTTTTTGTTTTGCAGCTTTTCGGACAACGGCTTGTCTTTAAAAAAATGATCTATTAGGTAAACAAAATATTGTTTGTTTTCTTTTCTAACAGGGGCTATGGTTTCTGCTAATTGTGAGAAAGAACCTCTTCCGTATGTTACCTTATCTATATTTTTGAAGTTTTTGTGTTGCATGTTTTTAACCGGGGGAATATTGTTTAGTTTAAAAAAAATTACCGGGTAGAAATATTCGAGTATCTAGTATTGACCTCATCCCAATTTACCACATTCCACCAGTTTTCAATATATTCAGCGCGTTTATTCTGATATTTTAAATAATAAGCATGTTCCCAAACATCTAAAGCTAATAAAGGTTTGCCCTGTACGCCCTCTAATTTCATAAGTGGATTATCCTGATTGGGGGTTGTTGTAATTTTTAATTGCGCTTCGGACGTTAAGATTAACCAACACCAACCGCTCCCAAATTGTGATAATGCATTTTTTGCAAATTCAGTTTTAAAATTTTCATAGCTGCCAAAGCTTGCGATGATACCTTTTAATATTTTCCCGCTAGGACTATTGTCTTTTTTCTCAGGGTTTGATTTTAATAAGGTCCAAAATAAGGAGTGATTATAATGCCCTCCTAAATTATTCCGGATAACAGGACTTGTGAATTTATCAATATGCGTACATTTTACTTCGTCGCTTGATTGGTAATCTATATTTGTTGAAGAAGTATCATTTAATTTGTTTACGTAGGATTGATGGTGCTTAGTATAATGAATTTGCATAGTTTCTTTATCAATAAATGGCTCTAAAGCATCATACGCATAAGGTAATTCGGGTAATTGAAATGGGGAATTGGAAAGATTAGCATTTTGATGTGCCACATAAAAGTTTTTTGCACCCCAAGTCTTAGAAATAATTAGGCTTAAGGTTAATAACCCACTTTTTTTAAGAAATAATCTTCTGCTATTCATTTTTAAAATTGAATAAGTACTTCGTTTTTTTCAACAGCTTTCCCTTTGTTGGCAACAACTTTTTTAACCAAGCCGTCGCTTGGACTTTTAAGTATATTTTCCATTTTCATGGCTTCAAGAATAATTAAAGCATCTCCTTTTTTAACTTCTTCTCCTTCTTTCACCAAAATACTAAGAACCATTCCGGGCATTGGCGCTTTTATATCACTTATTTTTTTGGTTGATAAATTATCCATCCCTAAATTTTTCAATAATAAATCGTACTTGTCTTGTAACTGAATATTGAATTTAGTGTTGTTTATTTTTAAAACCATGCTTTTTTCTTCAGCATTTAACTTCAATAAATCAACATTAAATGATTGGTTATTATAAATCAAATGAAATTGATTGTTATTTATTTTAATGAAAGACCCCTTTAAAAATAAATCCTGAATGTCTCCTTGAAAAGCATCTCCATTAATTTGGATGTTGGTTTTAATAGAGGTTTGGCTGTTAATGATTATATTATACATGTTTTACAAATTTAATTCATTAAAACAAAAAACCCTCTTCAATTGAAGAGGGTTTTAAAAAAATATTAAGTGAAAAATTTATTTTTTAATAAATTCACCCATTTTATTATCATAATTCAAAAAGTATCCGCCTTTAGGTAAATTTTGAACTTCTACTATACTTCCAAATCCTTTTTTAACCACATTACCGTATTGATCATAAATTTCATATAAAGTTTCCATAGGCTTATCAGATTTACCTTTCAAAAAGAAGTTAACGTTTTTGCTGGCCTTAATCGGAGCAAATTCAATTTCCGAAACGTCACTTACAAAATCTACCGGCTTACTTAAACGAGGCTGTCCGCTATAATCCGTTTGACGAACACGCACTTGATTTTTTCCGCTATGAGGAACTACTTTAAAGGAATATTGATTGCTGGTTGGCGTACCTACTCCGTCAACTTCACCAACTTTTACCCATTTATTCCAGCGAAACTGTTCAACTGAAAAAGCAAGTTTACCTGTTTCTGATTTAGTTGTCCACTTAATGGTTCCATCTAAATCAGCGGTCATACTTACTACTTCATATGTACTTTTTGGTTTTAAAACTTCCGGATTTAATATTTTTGGTTTACAGTCTTCTTTATGAATGAGTTTAATTTCTACTTTATCACCAATGTTTAATTTCCAAGGTTTAAAGTCAACTTCAAATGCACTTGAGTTCACCTCATCGGTGGTAATGTTCCCATTTACCTTTACTTCAGTAACACAAAAACCTACTCCGCTACTACTGGCATAAGGATTTTGAACATATAAATTCTTTCCCTGATAGTTACCCTCAAGAATTATTACTCCACCCTGAGCCTTAGCTTGGTGAAACCCTACTGAAAGGAAAAGAAGAGACAAAACAAAATTTTTCATCGACTAAACTAAAGAAGTTAGCGTTGCAATATTATAACGTTATTTTTGAATATCAAAATATATTTTCATGAATATTTCACTAATATTAGAGTAAAATGTATAGTTTTGTTTACTAAAAACTAAGTATTTATGAGGATTTTCGGTCTATTTCTTGTTTCCACGATTAGTATTATGGTGATTACTGCTTGCGGAGGAGATCAGGACAAGGGGAGTAACGAGCGTTTAAGTGGCAATAAGGTGCTTAGAATTGCTGAAGTGAATGCGCCAATAAGTATTTTCCCTCATAAGTTAACTAACAACGTAGAAGCGCTTATTGCCTCTCAAATCCACGAAGGATTAGTTAAAATAAACCCTAAAGATTTGAGCATTATGCCCGGAATTGCCGAAAAATGGGAAATTGGCCCGGATGGCAAAACAATCACCTTCTTTTTAAGGAAAGACGCTCAATTTCAGGAAGATGAGAAGGTAAAAGGCTCGAATTATAAGGTTACATCAAAGGATGTAAAGTTCACATTTGAATTATTATGTACAAATAGAAAGGATAATTATCATTTTCAAACAGTATGCAAGGACAGGCTAGTGGGCGCAAATGATTACTATGTAAATAGCGATAAAGCAGAAAAAAATGAAATTAAAGGTTTAAAAATAATTGATGATTATACTTTTTCCGTTGAGTTATTGAATTCTCCTCAAATCTTTTTACAGATACTTGCAAATCCGGTGGCTTCAATCATCAATAAAAAAGTATATGATCGCAGAAAGGATAGTTTAAATACAGGCTTGGGGCCATTTATTTATGATTATAAAGCTTCAAACAAAAAAAGACATGTATTATACAGAAATAAGAATTATTACGCAAAAAACGCTAAAGGTGAATCGTTGCCTTTAATTGACTCGTTAATTATTGATGTGGTTGCTTCTTCTGAAGAGGCATTACAAGGATTTAAAAGCGAAAAGTTTGATTTAATCACATCCGTTCCAAGTAATCAATTAAAAAGTTTGGTAGAAGAAAATATTGGAGATTTTAAAGGTAAATCTCCTAGATATATTATTGAACAAAAACCGGAAATGCTTAGTTCTTTTTATGCTTTTAATGTGAATAAGGAGCCGTTTAATAACTTAAAATTAAGACAGGCCTTTAATTATGCAATAGACAGAAACCGAATCATTGAAAAAGTATTGTTTGGCCAGGCTCATGGTCCGGCTGAAAACGGAATTGTTCCTCCTTCATTTTCTTATTATCCTTCTCATACCATTAAAGGATACACGTTTGATGTTGAAAAAGCAAAAGCACTCTTAAAAGAAGCCGGTTATCCGGAAGGAAAAGGTTTACCGGAGATTCAATTACTTGTAAATTCAGGAAACTCAATAAATAATTCAGTTGCTGTTGAAATTCAAAAGCAACTTAAGAATAATATAAATGTAAATATTGGATTTGAATCTATTCCAATTTCAGAAAAGTTTTATTTAGAAGTTAAAGGAAAAGCAGAAATGTTTCGTGAAGGATGGGTTGCCGATTATCCTAGCCCGGAATCCTTTCTTTCCGTGTTTTATGGAGAGCCCGTTACTAACGACACAAGCCAAATGGCATTTCCAAACACAACAAAATATAAAAACTTAGAGTTTGATCGGTATTATAAAATGGGGAGAGATGCAGTGAATACCGATTCAGCAACAAAATATTTTTTAATTGCCGAGCAAATATTAATTGACGATGCCCCACTTATTCCGTTGTGGTATGATAGTAATTGCCGATTGATTAATTTCCGAATTAAAAATTTTTATACTAATGCATTGCGTTTTTATGATTTTACGCAAGTAGATATAGTGGATGAGCCCAAACAATAACGTCGTTCGGCATATTTTTTATTTAAATGCCAATGACAAATAATTTGTATAACCAACCTAACGCATGTTTATTGGCTTTTAAAAAACAAATATTTTTGTTGTGTGTTTTATTTGGTGGTTTCAAAGCATTGGGTCAATATAAAATTACCGGTAAAATTTATTCGAACACTAATAAAGAAGCTTTACCCTTTGTGCCGGTAATTATTAAAGGCACAACGCAAGGCGCTCAATCAGATTTTGACGGAAATTTTGTAATCAATTGTTCTAAATTGGGTGATTCTATCATTGCATCATACGTTGGCTATAAAAGATCAGCGCGGGCAATAAATAAAAACCTACAACAGCAAGTTATCAATATTCCAATGGAAGATGTGGGTGGTTTATCGTTGGATGAGGTTGTTGTAAAGGCCGGTGAAAATCCAGCACACCGAATTGTGAGAAACTGTGTAAAGAGAAAAGATGTAAACAATCGAACTAGTTTGGAATCTTTTGAATACGAAACCTATAATAAGCTGGAGTTTGATTTAAATAGAATTCCAAAAGAAATGCGAGAGAAAAAATTACTCAAACCCATTAGTTTTATTTTTGATAATGTGGATAGTGCATTTAGTGGCGAAAAACCTTCCCTTCCCTTTTTTATCGTAGAAAACCTTTCTCAATTTTATTATAAAAAAAACCCAACCCGAAAAAAAGAAGTGGTAATTGCTTCCAAAATTACCGGAATGGAAAATTCGAGCGTTTCACAGGTTCTCGGAGACATGTATCAGAATATTAATGTTTACGACAACAATATTCTTGTATTTAATAAACAAATGCCAAGCCCTATTAGCGATAACGGTTTGTTTTATTATAAATATTATTTGGAAGACAGCGCTTTTGAAGGGAATCAATACATCTATCACATTCGGTTTAAACCTAAACGAACTCAAGAATTAAGTTTTACCGGAAATATGTGGATTGCCGATACTACCTGGGGCATCAAACGTTTGGAGATGAGTATGCCTAAAGAAGCCAACATAAATTTTATTAATAGCGTTAATGTTATACAAGAGTATAATTATTTCGATAGCATTTGGTTTTTACAAAAAGATAGGCTTGTTATTGATTTTGCACCTACCAAAAAAGCAATTGGATTTTACGGACGTAAAACAACTTCATACAAAAAAATAAAGTTTAATGAACCTAAACCGGATAAGTTTTATGAGTTTGGCGATCGCATAGTAGTAGACGATAGCGTTTCTAACCGCTCGGATGAATTTTGGGCGCAAAACAGACACGATAGTTTAACGATACGTGAGAAAAAGATATTTAAAATGATCGACACTATTCAATCCTTACCAATTTATACCACTTGGGTTGATGTTTTTTATTTATTGGTGGCGGGGTATAAAAAATTCAACAATTTCGAAATTGGCCCATATTCTAATTTAGTATCTTATAATAAAGTTGAAGGCCTTCGATTGCGTTTCGGAGGAAGAACCAGCGAAATATTCAGTAAATGGTATGAGTTGTCAGGATATGTTGCTTATGGCGTTCTGGATGAAAAGTGGAAGTATTATATCGGCTTCAAAAGTTTTTTATCCAAAAAACCCGTCCGGCAACTCATAGGTGTAAATTATAAAAGTGATTACGAAATTTTAGGGCAAAGTTCAAATGGATTTTCACAAGACAACGTATTAGCGTCATTCTTCCGGGCAAA from Sphingobacteriaceae bacterium includes the following:
- a CDS encoding phosphate acyltransferase, whose translation is MRLGFDILGGDHAPDHCLDGVILASKELANDVKLVLFGDESYAKAYFKNKGINADLFDYVHTTENIEMGEHPTKAFSQKPNSSIFLGFKHLKEGKINAFTSAGNTGAMLVGSMFTVKSVPGVIRPCITGVVPKENGGYGILLDVGTNADCKPDVLYQFGLLGSIWAKEINKIPNPKVGLLNIGEEPEKGNLVSQVAFNLMKDTKEYNFIGNIEGNDVYSDKADVIVCEGFVGNVLLKNAESFYKLIKKRNRSDEYFDRFNYELYGGTPILGINSNVIICHGHSSPVAIKNALILAKEMVNTKLEEKIKQVFQ
- a CDS encoding ketoacyl-ACP synthase III produces the protein MIRAAITTVAGYLPDNIVTNADLEKIIDTTDEWITTRTGIKQRHIEKDPKKATSDMCVEVVKMICKKRRITPDEIDLLICGTVTPDMVFPSTANVVCAKAGLTKAWGYDLSAACSGFIYGLATGTQFIESGRYKKVLIIGADMMSRIIDFEDRTTCVIFGDGAGGVLLEPSVDDNGIQDFVLHNDGNGAVHLHMKAGGSLNPASMDTVTNKMHYVHQEGQTVFKHAVYNMAEVSANIMEKNKLSSNDVNWLVAHQANKRIIDATASRMGIGSEKVMMNIERYGNTTAGTIPLLLWDYEKQLRKGDNLIFSAFGGGFTWGAIYVKWAYDGDKVNS
- the dusB gene encoding tRNA dihydrouridine synthase DusB produces the protein MVNIGNIQLPDFPLLLAPMEDVSDPPFRYVCKKYGADLMYTEFISSEGLIRDAIKSRKKLDIFEYEKPIGIQIFGGDEEAMALSAKIVDATQPDLLDINFGCPVKKVVCKGAGAGVLKDVDLMVRLTRAVVKSTSLPVTVKTRLGWDEKSINILEVAERLQDEGIKALTIHGRTRAQMYKGEANWEKIAEVKSNPKIKIPIFGNGDIDSPEKAIAYKNKYGVDGIMIGRAAIGYPWIFNEIKHFNKTGQNLPKPTIENRVEVCQQHLLKSVEWKGDKLGVLEMRNHYANYFKGIPNFKEMRTKLVTLNKHEEILDTLGEIKEIYSQI
- a CDS encoding iron-containing alcohol dehydrogenase — protein: MQHKNFKNIDKVTYGRGSFSQLAETIAPVRKENKQYFVYLIDHFFKDKPLSEKLQNKKEDLIYFIDVDPYEPTTQQVDSLRDEILNKKGLPSGVIGIGGGSIMDIAKALSLMLTNEGSSVLYQGLNLIKKPGVYHLGIPTISGTGAEVSMTAVLTGPEKKLGLKCDWTVFNQVILDPELIATVPTNWWFYTGMDTYIHCIESHGGIRNNAFSIAYGDQALSLCREVYLNDSAGQTEENNNKLMVASLMGGLSLTYSEVGVCHALSYGLSKIHGTRHCFANCVLFQHLQDIYPQGVKEFKEMIKKHKIVLPQNLSQNWDENTLNKMVDVSINLPFMWNHAFGDNYKEIATRDFIKNLFLRL
- a CDS encoding superoxide dismutase, producing MNSRRLFLKKSGLLTLSLIISKTWGAKNFYVAHQNANLSNSPFQLPELPYAYDALEPFIDKETMQIHYTKHHQSYVNKLNDTSSTNIDYQSSDEVKCTHIDKFTSPVIRNNLGGHYNHSLFWTLLKSNPEKKDNSPSGKILKGIIASFGSYENFKTEFAKNALSQFGSGWCWLILTSEAQLKITTTPNQDNPLMKLEGVQGKPLLALDVWEHAYYLKYQNKRAEYIENWWNVVNWDEVNTRYSNISTR
- a CDS encoding acetyl-CoA carboxylase biotin carboxyl carrier protein subunit encodes the protein MYNIIINSQTSIKTNIQINGDAFQGDIQDLFLKGSFIKINNNQFHLIYNNQSFNVDLLKLNAEEKSMVLKINNTKFNIQLQDKYDLLLKNLGMDNLSTKKISDIKAPMPGMVLSILVKEGEEVKKGDALIILEAMKMENILKSPSDGLVKKVVANKGKAVEKNEVLIQF
- a CDS encoding ABC transporter substrate-binding protein gives rise to the protein MRIFGLFLVSTISIMVITACGGDQDKGSNERLSGNKVLRIAEVNAPISIFPHKLTNNVEALIASQIHEGLVKINPKDLSIMPGIAEKWEIGPDGKTITFFLRKDAQFQEDEKVKGSNYKVTSKDVKFTFELLCTNRKDNYHFQTVCKDRLVGANDYYVNSDKAEKNEIKGLKIIDDYTFSVELLNSPQIFLQILANPVASIINKKVYDRRKDSLNTGLGPFIYDYKASNKKRHVLYRNKNYYAKNAKGESLPLIDSLIIDVVASSEEALQGFKSEKFDLITSVPSNQLKSLVEENIGDFKGKSPRYIIEQKPEMLSSFYAFNVNKEPFNNLKLRQAFNYAIDRNRIIEKVLFGQAHGPAENGIVPPSFSYYPSHTIKGYTFDVEKAKALLKEAGYPEGKGLPEIQLLVNSGNSINNSVAVEIQKQLKNNINVNIGFESIPISEKFYLEVKGKAEMFREGWVADYPSPESFLSVFYGEPVTNDTSQMAFPNTTKYKNLEFDRYYKMGRDAVNTDSATKYFLIAEQILIDDAPLIPLWYDSNCRLINFRIKNFYTNALRFYDFTQVDIVDEPKQ
- a CDS encoding carboxypeptidase-like regulatory domain-containing protein; protein product: MTNNLYNQPNACLLAFKKQIFLLCVLFGGFKALGQYKITGKIYSNTNKEALPFVPVIIKGTTQGAQSDFDGNFVINCSKLGDSIIASYVGYKRSARAINKNLQQQVINIPMEDVGGLSLDEVVVKAGENPAHRIVRNCVKRKDVNNRTSLESFEYETYNKLEFDLNRIPKEMREKKLLKPISFIFDNVDSAFSGEKPSLPFFIVENLSQFYYKKNPTRKKEVVIASKITGMENSSVSQVLGDMYQNINVYDNNILVFNKQMPSPISDNGLFYYKYYLEDSAFEGNQYIYHIRFKPKRTQELSFTGNMWIADTTWGIKRLEMSMPKEANINFINSVNVIQEYNYFDSIWFLQKDRLVIDFAPTKKAIGFYGRKTTSYKKIKFNEPKPDKFYEFGDRIVVDDSVSNRSDEFWAQNRHDSLTIREKKIFKMIDTIQSLPIYTTWVDVFYLLVAGYKKFNNFEIGPYSNLVSYNKVEGLRLRFGGRTSEIFSKWYELSGYVAYGVLDEKWKYYIGFKSFLSKKPVRQLIGVNYKSDYEILGQSSNGFSQDNVLASFFRANPLTNLTRVDKTEAYYEREWFPGLITKTFLAGRQFTPLGTNKYEYLKKDGTRSEKENITNTEVRQQIRFAWKEKYVGTGFTRVYLGTTYPVIQMTYAKSLANAFKGEYDYHKLVMNISDRFRITPILGYTDYTIEAGKIWGAVPYPLMELHGGNETYIYDYLAFNMMDYYEFASDQFVSAAMFHHFEGLFLNKIPLLRKLKWREVATVKGVWGIVNEVNRKTLLFPSTLKSLDKGPYLEASVGIENIFKIFRVDAFWRLNYQLPRAIDNFGFKFGFQLAL